The Vidua macroura isolate BioBank_ID:100142 chromosome 2, ASM2450914v1, whole genome shotgun sequence DNA window TTTTCACCCATCACTGCATTGTCTCTGGATAACTGCAACCAGTTCCATGAGCTAGAGAAGAGGCATTCTTATTCCTTCTTGGGAATGGAAGCTGCTGTTGTTAGACTTAACTAGAAGTTACTTTCTCCCTCTAgcctctccaggctggcagctctgcccactGCAGAGGGAAATGCTAGAAGTTGCATGGAAGCTGACAGACCTGCAGCTTCCAGGGCTGCCAGCCGCAGTGCCAGCTGACTTTGTGCCTTGCATTTCAATCCACAAGTGcaggaacagaaacaaacaatgctgggggaggggaagccaaaGGGAGAGTGCTTTCCCAGCATTGGTTTTACCCTGAAGGGGATTTTTTTAGGTCAAAATGGTGCTgctatcaaataaaaaaaaattaaataaccatttttttgccttttaccACCCTTCCTTGCTATGGCAAAAGCTGCAGATCTGGGACACGGCAGGCCAGGAGCGGTTCCGATCCATCACGCAGAGCTACTACCGCAGCGCCAACGCGCTGATCCTGACCTATGACATCACCTGCGAGGAGTCCTTCCGCTGCCTGCCCGAGTGGCTGCGGGAGATCGAGCAGTACGCCAGCAACAAGGTCATCACCGTGCTCGTGGGTAAGCCTGAGGGGCGAGCTGTGCGTGCCTTGAGCCCCGTGCTTGGACCATTCCTTCTGCAAATAgccccaggatgctccaagtgGTGTTCAGGATGCCACCCCTTGAAGGGTGGTCCTGTTTGGGGTCTAAGACTACTGTGTGTGGAGAGGGATGCTTCCACCATAAGTGACTGAAGTGTAGATGGTGCAGCTTACCACCAAGCTAAGGATGGAGCAGTTCCCCTTGCGACTCCAAGCTCAGGTCTCCACAAATAAGTGAGGACCTGCTCGAGCTGGTGATGTCTGCAGTTTGCTATATTCCATAGGTGTGCGACAACCAGTCCTGTCTTAAGTGGTCAGGATCTGGGAACCACATCAGGACTTGATGGCTGTGTGGATCATAGCGTTCATAGGTGGGGCAGAGTTGGAAAACTGGATGTTCTTGCATGGATTTTAGGGAGactaaaaataaacactggAATGTTATATTAATCTGTAGAGCTTCATCTCAAGGCAAAACAGACCTCAGGCCATCTGTCTGCTACAAGCAAGGGGAAGGTTATTTTGCCTACCAGTGCTTTTCCATGCTCTGCTTTCAGCATCTGATAGTTGGGACTTGGCTTTTAAAGGTCCAAGAATATATAAAGAACAGTGGAAAAATAACTTGGGGAAAGCTAAGAAGTTTCATGCTACAGTGTCACCTTTAATAGTTTgctatttaaatgaaaaaatctgGGTCATTGTAAGAGGTGTctaaaagtgtattttaaaggaaaaaaaagtcttttgagTTTAACATGCCCCAGAGCTACTTCAAGTGGGGTTTATAGAGCTGTGGGGTTTATAGAGCTTCCATACAAGAAACTCATACTCCATGAGTATGGTACAAATGGTgcagaaataattaataaatgaCTAACAAATgtacattaattttttcagtgaaCATTAGGTTAATTGCTAGCATCTACAGCACAACATATAAATCATATTTTAGTCATAATGCACCCTTTGAAGATGATGACACCCATAAATCACCTGTGTTGGATGATAATCTGTTTAGAAGGGTAACTTCAGTGCAGGCAGTGGGTCCAAGACACTGCTTTATTGGGAAAGGAGATCTTGGATGAGGGGAAGGCAATGAAAGAAAGCTTTCTGGTGGAAGCACCACCTTTTTCTCCCACGAGCTCTCACAAAATTGCTGGTAGGAATGGGGTCAGGAGAGGTCTCCTCCTGAACCTGCTGAGTCTGTGGACAGAGCAGCCTGTTATTGCAGGTCCTGGTCTGTTATCTTTGTTGAAAGATTAATTTACGGCAGAAACATCACATTTGAAGTTGAGCGGCCAGCAATAGTGTATAGTCATATCAGATGCTGGCTTGAGGCTTTATTCGACTCTCTGCTATACAGATCCCTCTGAACCAAAGGGTTGGTTTCTCACCCCACCTCACTCTGCAAGTGCCCTGCAAGGCCATTCCTCTTCCAGCCTCCACAGACAAATCCTACACTGCAATATTGAAATAGGGAACCTCCCTTCCATGccaggctttttaaaaagcttgtaACAACATGATGAATATCACATTTAGTGTCTCATATGCTATAATTGACATTAAGTGCTCCTCAGAGCAAGCACAGGAGAATTTTCAATAGATGTTAGCATGGAAATCCTTTAATGTTGGTTGATAATGCAGCAAACAGACACACTGGTGCTAAATTAAAGCACACTGACTTGGACGTTCCCAGGGCATATTTCATTACATGAGCTGATATTAAATGGACTTGGGTGTTTCAGGGAATACATTATTTGGAAGGGAGAGCAAGCACTAGGAGTTACATATCCAAACTACTGTCCATACATATATCAAACCAATTTATTTATCCTCTTATTTATCCTTTATAGACCTCAGTTTCTCTTGgtattgaaattaaattaactcattttctaaaatattttatcaatgCAGGTAATAAGATTGATTTAGCTGATAAGAGGGAAGTCTCCCAGCAAAGAGCTGCAGAGTTTTCTGAAGCACAGGACATGTACTATCTGGAAACATCAGCAAAAGAATCAGATAATGTGGAAAAACTCTTCCTGGACTTGGCCTGCCGGTTGATCAGCGAGGCACGACAGAATACCCTTGTGAACAATGTCTCATCCCCCTTACCAGGAGAGGGGAAAAGTATCAGCTACTTGACTTgctgtaattttaattaaagagCTGGCATGTGATTGCCCCTTCTGCCTTGGGccaagtggattttttttttttttctatgctgGGATTTATCTACTTGAAGGAGTTCCTGCCAATCAGACCCATCTGGCTTACTCAGAGTCAGGTTACAGTCCTGGAAGCATGGCAGGCTGATGGTTCCAGCTGCATGGCAATGTAGCAGAATACAACAGggtttaaatttaatttttcttgcagTCTGTGGAGCAGGTCAGAAAAGGAAGAGTCGCACAAGTGCTTCATGTAATGCAGAACATgagctgttttatttccttctgtgggAGAGTAGACCAGCCTTTCTTGAAGATACTGAAGAGATCAAAATCTCTCTTACAGAACAATGTGTTTGATcctttttaaagtaaaacaaagtaAGAAGAAACGCAACAATGAATGCTGACTTTGGACTACCCTGGCAATCTTCTGGGCTGTCAGAGAGCGAGCTCGTAGGACGTGTACATAACGTCTGCCCCTGCGTCTTCATGGAGGACTCTGGTGTTTGAAATAGTGTTATGTCTCTCATCTATAGGCACTTTCATAAACATGGAATAAACAAGAAAGTTACATATAGCAGCATTTTCAAGATTGAAGAAGACATGGATATGGCTCAGTTGCTCCCTTTGGTGCTAGCAGTTCAGCAAATATTCCATAGGCCAAACCTAGTCTTACCACATTACTTTCTTCTGAATGTGTAACTTAGACTGGTTAGGAAAAAACACTAATAAGCACTGTTcgtaaaaataaaaaaatctcattaccTCTTTTTCTAGGCCTGAACATAGTGGGAAAGGACTGTGTGCTTCTTTGATATTCAACAAAGGATGAAAAGactttccagaaataaaaataaataaataaattaaccATTCCTCCTCTAATTAGTCATGTCCTGATGTAAAAAGTTAGCCTTGGGAAAGGTGATTGGTGGACTTGGTGAAAGTGCACCAGACATGACCAAAGTCTTGTGCGTGCATGGATGGCGTACAAGGGTTTAAAGGAAGCACAGTCTGAACTGGCAGTCTGCAATGTGTgcagctgaaaaacaaagccTGTAGATACAGCTCTTGTTGGAAGGCAGGAGTACAAATTTGTAGAGGGTTTGTTTGATGGTAAGTGGAAGTAGCAATGGGTTGCAAGTGGTGTCCTTCCATGCTGCTCCATCCAGCTCTCACCTTGTGGAACTGCTCTCAAAGGTGCTCCTTAAGGTCTCTTCTTGGTATCTGGTCTCTCTGCTAGGGTAGCTTTTAGGTTCAGGGCTGTAGAGTCATTTTATTTACCTGATGCTTTGCATCCTTAATCCCAAACCCTGGTACATGTAACCATTTAGGCAACTTCTTCCTACAGAACCTCTGAAGTGGAAGCACCCTGGAGTTTGTGATGTTACTCCACCTCTAGTGCCATACAATGCATTGCAAATTTACACATTGGCATGGAAGCGAAATCAGAAGATAGTGAATGCGCACATAAACAATTATATTTAGGAGTCTGAGTTCAGTTTAGCTAATCTGGATAAATCTCTCCTGGCGATTACATGGCTGTGATATGCTGCAATTTAGAGTTAATCAATTTAATGTTATTTGGCTTTTACTGAACGTTATAACAGAGCTTTTGTATTGACATAAAAAGCTGCCAGTAAGTACTTATTGAAAAAtatagcaattaaaaaaaagaggcattttgaaatgctttttttgtttcctggaaagatttttttgggCTGCATCATGTTGTGCCTTTGATATGTAACAGGAAGTTGACTCTGTGTCAGAGAGAGGGGGGATTGGTTTGTCATATGgccatttttaatattttcttgctatttttagGTCATTTTTATGACTAGTGGTAAAAGAAAGATGTAGAAGTTGTGGTATGAAGCTTGTTTGTCATTTAGGTAACATTTAGTAAAGAGCTTCTGCAAGTGTGAGATGTTGGGGGACACATCGTCTGCTGCTCCGCTCTGGTCCGTTTCAGCCTCTGCTCATGTAATCCAGAGGATTTGGAAATGTGTGGGACTTTGGTGGCTTCTGCTGTACTGGACCATGTGATCTGTGCTGAAGAGCAGTATCTTTTTCCTTGAGCATTCCCCCAAATCACCAAATGCAGCTTCATTTGGGCTTGTGAAGAGTACCCAAGACAGCTGATTCTGTACAGCTCTTAGGTAGTTCTTTAGAGCTGGGCTCAGGGTGTTCTGTGGCAGGTAACACTCAAGTTAAAAATCAATACCATGTGTATTTAATTTGTAGCAGTTCTTAGTCCCTGAAGCTGGACCTGTCAGCATATAATTGATAACAAATAGGGCAGGGCTCTTTGATCAGTTTAATCAAGGAGGAAGGAGACTGCCCAATTAAACACCCATGGGTTACTCAGCCTGTTTTCCAAAAAGATCAAAGCTGGGCATGGACTCTTCATCCCTGCCACGTAGCACTATAAGTGCATTTTAAAGTGCTCCTTGCATCACTTCTGGATCTGGAACATGACTGAAAAAACTGAGCTGGTCAAATAGCAGAAACTGCtaactttattttcttggcTAGTTACTTTGAGATTTTTAGAAGCCTAAATCTTTTCCCAATGCTTTCCTAATCTGTAGGTGATGATTTTGGAGACTAGCTGCCTACTAGCAACCTCAAAGCACTGGTTCTTTTTATTGCTAATGAATCTTTGTGTAAGGACTCCATATCCAGACAGTGATGTGCTTTTGTGGTGGGGTGGAGTGCAGTGGTTGGGCTGATGTTCAAGTGGATGATCTGACTTCTCCTGTCAAATTTGAACTGATTCCTTTCAGTGTTTATTCTGTGTAGACTTAAAACGTTGAAAGGAAACAATCGTGGTATGTGCAACGTGTTTCTTACGCAGCCATAAACCAAAGCTGTAGTTTGAGACTCGCCTCTCTTTCTGCTGTTTGCAAACACGCCTCTTGTTGAAGTGGTGTTTTATTGTAGTAACTCCTTTCCTGGAGTTACTTTTGTACGCCTCTGAATATCTCTGTAGAGCATAGAGCCAAACTTTCCTTGTAGTACTGAGGGCTTCTCTTCTACAGTCTGATCCACTGCTGGAGGCTTCCCAACTGGAAGAGGAAGTTTATCAACTGCAGagtcttgaaaaataaaaaatcccaattaTGTGATAATCAGCTCTCCAACTAAACACCTTGCTAGATTTTTGAGAGAACTGTCAGTAAAACCCTTGTGATGCTTGCTGGATAAAGTATCCAAAACCCTCGCAGAATTGATATAATGGGGCCAAATTTGACTGGGAATGTTCTCTACTGTCACAA harbors:
- the RAB30 gene encoding ras-related protein Rab-30 isoform X1; this translates as MSMEDYDFLFKIVLIGNAGVGKTCLVRRFTQGLFPPGQGATIGVDFMIKTVEINGEKVKLQIWDTAGQERFRSITQSYYRSANALILTYDITCEESFRCLPEWLREIEQYASNKVITVLVGNKIDLADKREVSQQRAAEFSEAQDMYYLETSAKESDNVEKLFLDLACRLISEARQNTLVNNVSSPLPGEGKSISYLTCCNFN
- the RAB30 gene encoding ras-related protein Rab-30 isoform X2 — translated: MSMEDYDFLFKIVLIGNAGVGKTCLVRRFTQLQIWDTAGQERFRSITQSYYRSANALILTYDITCEESFRCLPEWLREIEQYASNKVITVLVGNKIDLADKREVSQQRAAEFSEAQDMYYLETSAKESDNVEKLFLDLACRLISEARQNTLVNNVSSPLPGEGKSISYLTCCNFN